GTCCAGCGCATTTTTCAAGGCATTCTGATCCACGTCATGTTGGTACTGACCGACACCGATAGATTTGGGATCGATTTTCACCAGTTCAGCCAGCGGATCCATTAATCGACGACCAATAGATACAGCCCCTCTTACGGTCAAATCCAGATCTGGAAATTCCTCCCTTGCCACATCCGAAGCCGAATAAATGGAAGCTCCGGATTCATTCACCATGGTGATAATGACTGATTTTGATAAGCCTAAGCCTTTCACAAAAGCCTCTGTCTCGCGCCCTGCTGTGCCATTTCCTATCGCAATTGCTTCGATTGCATATTTCTCCACTAATCCTTTCACGTTCATCGCAGCTTCTTGCCCTCTGCGGTTGGCTTCATGAGGGAAAATAGCTTCATAGTGTAGGAATTGACCCTGTGGCCCGAGACAAACCAGTTTGCAGCCTGTTCGGAATCCTGGGTCGATTGCCATCACAGATTTCTCACCCAGTGGCGCACCCAGTAAAAGTTGTTTCAAATTCTCTGTAAAAACCTTGATCGCCTCCTCATCCGCTTTGCGCTTGGTCAGCAGTCGAACCTCCGTTTCCATGCTTGGTTTGAGCAGTCTGCGGTAGCAATCCTTGATCGCCAGCCTCACTTGCTCCACAGAAGAATTTGCAGCATCTGCCAGGATCATTTTCTCCATCTGATAGATGGCTGATGCTTCTTCCGGAACAGAATCCAACATCAAAAAAAGCTCTTTCTCACCTCTTCTCATCGCCAAAACCCGATGAGAAGGTGCAGTTTTTATAGGTTCAGACCAGTCAAAGTAGTCCTTGTATTTAATCGCTTCCTGTTCTTTGCCCGGCAGGACTTTCGAAGAGAAAACTCCCTCTTCCAAGAAAAGCTTACGCATCTTCTCTCTGAGTTCAGCCTTCTCGTTGATCCACTCTCCCATGATATCGCGTGCTCCCTGAAGTGCTTCTTCGGTAGAATTCACTTCTTTTTCGGCATCCACAAACTTCTCGGCCTCAGCTTCCAGATCAATGGATTTTTGCTCAAAAACCAGCTCCGCAAGTGGCTCCAAGCCTTTCTCTCTGGCGATAGTCGCCTTTGTTCTCCGCTTAGGCTTGTATGGCAAATAGATATCTTCCAACTTTGACATCGTCTCAGCTGCATTTACTTTATCTTTCAATTCCGGAGTCAATTTTCCTTGTTCCTCGATTGATTTCAGCACAGCTTCCTTTCGCTTCGCTAGCTCGCGAAGTTGCAACACGCGATCACGAATGGCGGAAACCTGCACCTCATCCAACTCACCTGTAGCTTCTTTTCTATATCGGGAAATAAAAGGAACCGTCCCTCCCTCATCCAGCAATTTCACAGTGGCATCTACCTGATGCGGCTTAATTTGGAGTTCTGCGGCTATTTGTACTTCGTAATTCATATCAATAAGGAAATTCAATGCGTAATTTGGCTTGCAAGGTAGTGGTCATTTTGGAGACAAAAAGTATGAAATGTGAGGCCTGTCACTAAGGGTCTGATTTTAAGATTGTAAAATTGGAAGATTGAATCAACACTTCCTCTCTAAACACTGATGATTTCACTAATCTTGAAAACAATAAGAATCAGTATAGAGTAAAAACCTTCGAGGTTCTGGAAAACCTCAAAGGTTCAAGTAAAGCCCGTAAATCGTAAATCAACTATCTGAAATGAGTATAGATTGGAAAAAAGAAATTAAAAGTTGGGGAATCATGCTCAGCATAGTGGCATTTTTGTATTTCACAGGATTGCTTCCTGTCATCATCGGTGGGTTGCAGTCTGTGCTGTTATCTACTGGACTGATCAAACCTAAAATCGAAATCCCGGATCTCACCAATCAGGAGTTCGATTATCGCGGAAGGTTCCAAACTTTTGACGGGGAACAAATCAATCTGGAAAGCTACCGGGGCAAAACCCTCTTCATCAACCTTTGGGCTTCCTGGTGTGGACCTTGCCGGGCGGAGATGCCTCATATCTCGGAGCTGTATAAATCTGTGCAAAACGAACCTGATTTGGAATTCCTGATGATCGGCATCGATAACGACATCAACAAAAGTGCTGGTTTTCTAGAAGGAAAAAGCTGGAATTTCCCCACAGCGCATGCGAGTTATGGATTGAACAATAGCCTGCAAAGTCAGTCCATCCCCACTACTTTGGTGGTAAATCCAGCTGGTAAAATCGTCTTTTACCAAGAAGGAATGAGCAATTTCAATACAGAGGAATTTAAAAATTTTCTGATTTCTCAGTGAAAAATTAACTTCAAAGCTGCCCATTGGGATTTTTGAAGAAATTAGGTTGGCGACTTCAAAGATTTGTTGTAATCTTATTTTTTGACCCAATAACCTATGAAAAAGTACTTCTTGAGCGCTCTGCTCACGCTTATAATACAACCTCTTGTTTTTGCCCAAACCTCTTCCATACTCTGGTTTGATACTCCCGCTGAAAAATGGGAAGAAGGTTTACCTGTAGGGAATGGGAGATTGGGAGCCATGGTAATGGGAATCCCCGGTCAGGAACATCTGCAACTGAATGAGGATTCACTCTGGCCCGGTGGATATGGAGATTGGGGACTGGCAGAAGGAAACAGAGCTGATTTAGATCAGATCCGTGCCTACCTT
This genomic window from Algoriphagus sp. TR-M9 contains:
- a CDS encoding Tex family protein, which produces MNYEVQIAAELQIKPHQVDATVKLLDEGGTVPFISRYRKEATGELDEVQVSAIRDRVLQLRELAKRKEAVLKSIEEQGKLTPELKDKVNAAETMSKLEDIYLPYKPKRRTKATIAREKGLEPLAELVFEQKSIDLEAEAEKFVDAEKEVNSTEEALQGARDIMGEWINEKAELREKMRKLFLEEGVFSSKVLPGKEQEAIKYKDYFDWSEPIKTAPSHRVLAMRRGEKELFLMLDSVPEEASAIYQMEKMILADAANSSVEQVRLAIKDCYRRLLKPSMETEVRLLTKRKADEEAIKVFTENLKQLLLGAPLGEKSVMAIDPGFRTGCKLVCLGPQGQFLHYEAIFPHEANRRGQEAAMNVKGLVEKYAIEAIAIGNGTAGRETEAFVKGLGLSKSVIITMVNESGASIYSASDVAREEFPDLDLTVRGAVSIGRRLMDPLAELVKIDPKSIGVGQYQHDVDQNALKNALDDTVMSAVNGVGVEVNTASKQLLTYVSGLGPTLAQNIVDFRNENGPFKSRAQLKKVPRLGDKAFEQAAGFLRISKAKHPLDSSAVHPERYGLVEQMAKDVNASVSDLMSSEELRNRISLKNYVSETVGLPTLQDILEELAKPGRDPRESFEVFAFEESVNSMADLKVGMKLPGVVTNITAFGAFVDVGVHQDGLVHLSHLADRFVKDPNEIVSVNQKVQVTVMEVDIPRKRIGLSMKSDPFAERGRDSKSRTGEKRPVAKKPQHQESEGSMADKLAALKGKFGG
- a CDS encoding TlpA family protein disulfide reductase, whose translation is MSIDWKKEIKSWGIMLSIVAFLYFTGLLPVIIGGLQSVLLSTGLIKPKIEIPDLTNQEFDYRGRFQTFDGEQINLESYRGKTLFINLWASWCGPCRAEMPHISELYKSVQNEPDLEFLMIGIDNDINKSAGFLEGKSWNFPTAHASYGLNNSLQSQSIPTTLVVNPAGKIVFYQEGMSNFNTEEFKNFLISQ